Proteins co-encoded in one Enterobacter sp. R4-368 genomic window:
- the can gene encoding carbonate dehydratase: MKDIDTLISNNALWSKMLVEEDPGFFETLAQAQKPRFLWIGCSDSRVPAERLTGLEPGELFVHRNVANLVIHTDLNCLSVVQYAVDVLEVEHIIICGHYGCGGVQAAVENPELGLINNWLLHIRDIWFKHSSLLGEMPPERRLDTLCELNVMEQVYNLGHSTIMQSAWKRGQKVTIHGWAYGIHDGLLRDLDVTATNRESLEQRYRQGVSNLSQKHSNHK, from the coding sequence ATGAAAGACATAGATACACTCATCAGCAACAATGCACTATGGTCAAAAATGCTGGTGGAAGAAGATCCTGGATTTTTCGAAACACTGGCGCAAGCACAGAAGCCGCGCTTTCTCTGGATTGGATGCTCCGACTCACGCGTACCCGCAGAACGTCTTACCGGGCTCGAACCGGGTGAACTGTTTGTACACCGTAATGTTGCAAACCTGGTTATCCATACCGATCTGAACTGCCTCTCCGTAGTGCAGTACGCGGTGGATGTGCTGGAAGTTGAGCACATTATCATCTGCGGTCACTACGGTTGCGGCGGCGTGCAAGCGGCGGTTGAAAACCCGGAACTGGGCCTAATCAACAACTGGCTGCTGCACATTCGCGATATCTGGTTTAAACATAGCTCGCTGCTGGGCGAAATGCCGCCGGAGCGTCGTCTCGACACGCTGTGCGAGCTGAACGTGATGGAACAGGTCTACAACCTGGGCCATTCAACCATCATGCAATCCGCGTGGAAACGTGGCCAGAAAGTGACCATTCACGGCTGGGCCTACGGCATTCACGATGGTCTGCTGCGCGATCTGGACGTCACCGCCACTAACCGCGAGTCGCTGGAACAGCGCTATCGCCAGGGCGTGTCAAACCTGAGTCAGAAACACAGCAACCACAAATAA
- the panC gene encoding pantoate--beta-alanine ligase produces the protein MLIIETLPLLRQHIRRLHQEGKRIALVPTMGNLHDGHMKLVDEAKARADVVVVSIFVNPMQFDRPDDLVRYPRTLQEDCEKLNKRKVDLVFAPAPADIYPQGTDTQTYVDVPGISTMLEGASRPGHFRGVSTIVSKLFNLVQPDIACFGEKDYQQLQLIRKMVADMGYDIEIVGVPTVRAKDGLALSSRNGYLTAEQRKIAPALSKVMNSIADKLLAGERNEEELIAIAGQEINDAGLSADDIQIRDADTLLALSEDSKRAVILMAAWLGQARLIDNKVVELAR, from the coding sequence GTGTTGATTATTGAAACCCTCCCGCTGCTGCGCCAGCACATCCGCAGGCTGCATCAGGAAGGTAAGCGTATTGCGCTGGTGCCAACGATGGGCAACCTGCACGATGGCCATATGAAGCTGGTCGACGAAGCGAAAGCCCGCGCCGATGTGGTGGTTGTGAGTATTTTCGTTAACCCAATGCAGTTCGACCGCCCGGATGATTTAGTGCGCTACCCGCGCACCCTGCAGGAAGATTGCGAAAAGCTGAACAAGCGCAAAGTCGATCTTGTTTTCGCCCCCGCACCAGCAGATATCTACCCGCAGGGCACCGACACACAAACGTATGTTGATGTGCCGGGTATCTCCACCATGCTGGAAGGCGCAAGCCGTCCTGGCCATTTCCGTGGCGTGTCGACTATCGTCAGTAAGCTGTTCAACCTGGTACAACCGGATATCGCCTGTTTTGGCGAGAAGGATTACCAACAGTTGCAGTTGATCCGCAAAATGGTGGCCGACATGGGCTACGACATTGAGATTGTCGGCGTGCCGACCGTGCGCGCAAAAGATGGCCTCGCGCTGAGTTCGCGTAATGGCTATCTCACCGCCGAACAGCGCAAAATTGCCCCGGCTCTCAGCAAAGTGATGAATTCGATTGCCGATAAACTGCTGGCAGGCGAGCGCAATGAAGAAGAACTGATTGCCATTGCCGGGCAGGAGATCAACGACGCGGGTCTGAGCGCCGATGATATTCAGATCCGCGATGCAGATACGCTGCTGGCGCTGTCTGAGGACAGTAAACGCGCGGTGATTTTGATGGCGGCATGGCTTGGTCAGGCGCGGCTTATCGACAACAAAGTCGTTGAGTTAGCCCGCTAG
- a CDS encoding ABC transporter permease, producing the protein MMQLFWVALKSIWYKEIQRFMRIWVQTLVPPVITMTLYFIIFGNLIGSRIGEMHGFTYMQFIVPGLIMMAVITNAYANVASSFFSAKFQRNIEELLVAPVPTHVIIAGYVGGGVARGLCVGILVTAVSLFFVPFQVHSWLFVGLTLLLTAVLFSLAGLLNAVFAKTFDDISLIPTFVLTPLTYLGGVFYSLTLLPPFWQALSHLNPIVYMISGFRFGFLGISDVPLFTTVGVLVVFIIVFYLLCWYLINRGRGLRS; encoded by the coding sequence ATGATGCAGCTGTTCTGGGTGGCGCTGAAGAGTATCTGGTACAAAGAGATCCAGCGTTTTATGCGCATTTGGGTGCAAACACTGGTGCCGCCGGTGATCACCATGACGCTCTACTTTATTATTTTCGGCAACCTGATCGGTTCGCGTATCGGTGAAATGCACGGCTTTACCTACATGCAGTTTATCGTGCCGGGCTTAATCATGATGGCGGTGATCACCAACGCGTATGCCAACGTGGCGTCGTCATTCTTTAGCGCCAAGTTCCAGCGCAATATCGAGGAGCTGCTGGTGGCACCGGTGCCGACGCATGTCATTATCGCCGGATATGTTGGCGGCGGTGTGGCGCGCGGGCTGTGTGTGGGCATCCTGGTCACGGCGGTTTCGCTGTTTTTCGTGCCGTTTCAGGTACATTCATGGCTGTTTGTTGGTCTGACGCTGCTGCTGACGGCGGTGCTGTTTTCACTGGCCGGGCTGTTGAATGCGGTATTTGCCAAAACCTTTGATGATATCAGCCTGATCCCGACCTTTGTGTTGACGCCGCTGACGTATCTGGGCGGGGTGTTTTACTCCCTGACGCTGCTGCCGCCATTCTGGCAGGCGCTGTCGCACCTCAACCCGATCGTGTACATGATTAGCGGCTTCCGCTTTGGTTTCCTCGGCATTTCCGATGTGCCGCTGTTTACCACCGTGGGGGTTTTAGTGGTGTTTATCATCGTCTTTTACCTGCTGTGCTGGTATCTGATTAACCGCGGACGCGGGCTGCGTAGCTGA
- the cueO gene encoding multicopper oxidase CueO → MQRRDFLKYSAALGVMSALPLWSRSLFAAERPALPVPPLLAADAQNRIALTVQAGETLFGNKRAATWGYNGALLGPALQLRQGREVTVEIRNTLAEETTVHWHGVEVPGEVDGGPQGIIKPGGSRTVTFTPTQQAATCWFHPHQHGKTGRQVAMGLAGLVLIEDENSRKLRLPQQWGIDDVPVIVQDKKFAANGQIDYQLDVMSAAVGWFGDTLLTNGAIYPQHSAPRGWLRLRLLNGCNARSLKFATSDQRPLYVVASDGGLLGEPVKVSELPVLMGERFEVLVDTSNGKPFDLLTLPVQQMGMTVAPFDQPQPVLRIQPLQVTASGTLPDTLATLPGLPALEGLTQRTLQLSMDPMLDMMGMQALQQKYGDSAMAGMMGHGQMGNMQMGHGQMNHSQMGNMQMDNGQMGHSQMGKMQMDNGQMDHSQMGNMQMGSGQMNHGGNGFDFHNANRINGKAFDMAKPQFAARKGQYERWVISGEGDMMLHPFHIHGTQFRILSENGKPPAAHRAGWKDTVEVYGARSEVLVRFQHDAPKEFAYMAHCHLLEHEDTGMMLGFTV, encoded by the coding sequence ATGCAACGCCGAGATTTCTTGAAATATTCCGCTGCGCTGGGGGTGATGAGCGCGCTGCCGTTATGGAGCCGTTCGCTGTTCGCCGCTGAGCGCCCCGCATTGCCTGTACCACCGTTACTCGCCGCCGACGCGCAAAACCGTATTGCGTTAACGGTGCAGGCAGGTGAAACCCTGTTTGGCAATAAACGCGCCGCTACCTGGGGATACAACGGTGCGCTGTTAGGCCCGGCGCTTCAGCTCCGTCAGGGGCGTGAGGTCACCGTTGAGATCCGCAATACGCTGGCCGAAGAGACCACCGTGCACTGGCACGGCGTTGAGGTGCCGGGCGAAGTCGATGGCGGGCCGCAAGGCATTATTAAACCCGGTGGTAGCCGAACCGTGACCTTTACCCCGACACAGCAGGCGGCGACATGTTGGTTCCACCCGCATCAACACGGCAAAACCGGTCGACAAGTGGCGATGGGGTTAGCAGGGCTGGTGCTGATTGAGGATGAAAACAGCCGTAAGTTGCGCCTGCCGCAACAGTGGGGCATTGATGATGTACCGGTCATTGTGCAGGACAAAAAATTCGCCGCCAACGGCCAGATTGATTACCAACTGGATGTGATGAGCGCAGCCGTTGGCTGGTTTGGCGATACGCTGCTCACCAACGGTGCCATTTACCCGCAACATTCCGCCCCGCGCGGCTGGCTGCGCTTGCGATTGTTGAACGGCTGCAATGCGCGTTCACTGAAGTTTGCCACCAGCGATCAACGCCCGTTGTATGTGGTAGCAAGCGACGGTGGTTTGCTTGGGGAGCCGGTGAAAGTGAGCGAGTTACCGGTGCTGATGGGCGAGCGCTTTGAAGTATTGGTCGATACCAGCAATGGTAAGCCATTTGATCTGCTGACCTTACCGGTTCAGCAGATGGGAATGACCGTTGCGCCGTTTGACCAGCCGCAACCGGTGCTGCGCATCCAGCCATTACAGGTGACCGCTTCCGGCACGTTACCGGATACGCTGGCGACACTGCCGGGTTTACCCGCGCTTGAAGGATTAACGCAGCGCACCTTGCAACTGTCGATGGATCCGATGCTCGACATGATGGGTATGCAGGCGCTACAGCAGAAGTATGGCGATAGCGCGATGGCCGGGATGATGGGCCACGGGCAGATGGGTAATATGCAAATGGGTCATGGCCAGATGAACCATAGCCAGATGGGCAATATGCAAATGGATAATGGTCAGATGGGCCATAGCCAGATGGGCAAGATGCAAATGGATAATGGTCAGATGGACCATAGTCAAATGGGTAACATGCAAATGGGTAGCGGCCAGATGAACCACGGCGGCAACGGTTTTGATTTCCATAACGCCAACCGCATCAACGGCAAAGCCTTTGATATGGCGAAACCACAATTTGCCGCGCGGAAAGGGCAATATGAGCGCTGGGTGATCTCCGGCGAGGGCGACATGATGTTGCACCCGTTCCATATTCACGGCACGCAGTTCCGTATTCTGTCGGAAAATGGCAAACCGCCAGCGGCGCATCGCGCAGGCTGGAAAGATACGGTTGAAGTGTATGGCGCGCGCAGCGAAGTGTTAGTCCGTTTCCAGCATGATGCGCCGAAAGAATTTGCCTATATGGCGCACTGCCATCTGCTGGAGCATGAAGATACCGGGATGATGTTAGGCTTTACGGTTTAG
- a CDS encoding glucose/quinate/shikimate family membrane-bound PQQ-dependent dehydrogenase, which produces MAETKTQRSRLLVTLTTLFAAFCGLYLLIGGVWLVSIGGSWYYPIAGLVMLGVTWLLWKGKRAALWLYAALLLATMIWGVWEVGFDFWALTPRSDILVFFGIWLILPFVWRRLIVPSSGAVAALVVALLISGGILTWAGFNDPQEVHGTLSADATPAAPISQVADGDWPAYGRNQEGQRYSPLKQINADNVKNLKEAWVFRTGDLKMPNDPGEITNEVTPIKVGDTLFLCTAHQRLFAIDAATGKEKWHFDPQLNTNTSFQHVTCRGVSYHEARADKASPDVVADCPRRIILPVNDGRLFALNADNGKLCETFANKGILNLQTNMPDTTPGLYEPTSPPIITDKTIVIAGSVTDNFSTRETSGVIRGFDVNTGKLLWAFDPGAKDPNAIPSDEHTFTFNSPNSWAPAAYDAKLDLVYLPMGVTTPDIWGGNRTPEQERYASSIVALNATTGKLAWSYQTVHHDLWDMDMPSQPTLADITVNGKTVPVIYAPAKTGNIFVLDRTNGKLVVPAPEKPVPQGAAKGDYVAKTQPFSELSFRPTKNLSGADMWGATMFDQLVCRVMFHQMRYEGIFTPPSEQGTLVFPGNLGMFEWGGISVDPNRQVAIANPMALPFVSKLIPRGPGNPMEPPKDAKGTGSESGIQPQYGVPFGVTLNPFLSPFGLPCKQPAWGYISALDLKTNQVVWKKRIGTPQDSMPFPMPVPVPFNMGMPMLGGPISTAGNVLFIAATADNYLRAYNMSNGEKLWQGRLPAGGQATPMTYEVNGKQYVVISAGGHGSFGTKMGDYIVAYALPDDAK; this is translated from the coding sequence ATGGCGGAAACAAAAACTCAACGGTCGCGGCTGCTTGTCACGCTGACGACGCTCTTTGCAGCCTTCTGCGGGCTGTATCTTTTAATCGGTGGGGTCTGGCTCGTCAGCATTGGCGGTTCCTGGTACTACCCCATCGCCGGTCTGGTCATGCTCGGCGTGACATGGCTGTTGTGGAAAGGGAAGCGCGCCGCGCTGTGGCTGTATGCCGCCCTGTTGCTGGCAACCATGATTTGGGGCGTGTGGGAAGTCGGTTTCGACTTCTGGGCGCTGACGCCGCGTAGCGATATCCTCGTCTTCTTCGGCATCTGGCTGATTCTGCCGTTCGTCTGGCGGCGGTTGATTGTGCCTTCCAGCGGTGCGGTAGCCGCGCTGGTGGTGGCACTGTTAATTAGCGGTGGCATTCTCACCTGGGCGGGTTTTAACGATCCGCAAGAAGTTCACGGCACCCTGAGCGCCGATGCCACACCGGCAGCGCCGATTTCACAGGTGGCCGATGGCGACTGGCCAGCCTATGGGCGTAACCAGGAAGGCCAGCGCTACTCTCCGCTGAAACAGATCAATGCCGATAACGTGAAAAACCTGAAGGAAGCCTGGGTGTTCCGCACCGGCGACCTGAAAATGCCAAACGATCCCGGTGAAATAACCAACGAAGTGACGCCAATTAAAGTGGGCGACACGCTGTTCTTGTGTACCGCGCACCAGCGTTTGTTTGCGATTGATGCCGCCACCGGCAAAGAGAAGTGGCATTTCGATCCGCAGCTGAACACCAATACTTCGTTCCAGCATGTGACCTGCCGCGGTGTTTCGTATCATGAAGCGCGCGCCGATAAGGCCAGCCCGGATGTCGTTGCTGACTGCCCGCGCCGCATTATTCTGCCGGTGAACGATGGTCGTCTGTTTGCGCTGAATGCGGATAACGGCAAGCTGTGTGAAACCTTTGCCAACAAAGGGATCCTGAATCTGCAGACCAATATGCCGGATACCACGCCGGGTCTGTATGAGCCGACGTCTCCGCCGATCATCACCGATAAAACCATCGTGATTGCCGGTTCGGTAACGGATAACTTCTCCACCCGTGAAACCTCTGGCGTTATCCGTGGTTTCGACGTGAACACCGGTAAACTGCTGTGGGCCTTCGATCCGGGCGCGAAAGATCCGAACGCGATCCCGTCGGATGAACACACCTTCACCTTTAACTCGCCGAACTCGTGGGCGCCTGCGGCTTATGACGCGAAACTGGATTTAGTCTATCTGCCGATGGGCGTCACCACCCCGGATATCTGGGGCGGCAACCGCACACCGGAGCAGGAACGCTACGCCAGCTCGATCGTCGCGCTGAACGCCACCACCGGTAAGCTCGCCTGGAGCTATCAGACCGTACACCACGATCTGTGGGATATGGATATGCCATCCCAGCCGACGCTGGCGGACATTACCGTGAACGGCAAAACCGTACCGGTTATTTATGCGCCGGCGAAAACCGGTAACATTTTCGTCCTCGATCGTACCAACGGTAAGCTGGTGGTTCCGGCACCGGAAAAACCGGTTCCGCAAGGCGCGGCAAAAGGCGATTACGTAGCCAAAACCCAGCCCTTCTCCGAGCTGAGTTTCCGCCCGACGAAAAACCTGAGCGGCGCGGATATGTGGGGCGCCACCATGTTCGACCAACTGGTGTGCCGCGTAATGTTCCACCAGATGCGCTATGAAGGTATCTTCACGCCGCCATCTGAGCAGGGCACGCTGGTATTCCCGGGCAACCTGGGGATGTTCGAATGGGGCGGTATCTCCGTTGATCCAAACCGTCAGGTGGCGATTGCCAACCCAATGGCGCTGCCGTTTGTGTCAAAACTGATCCCGCGCGGTCCAGGCAACCCGATGGAGCCGCCGAAAGATGCGAAAGGTACCGGTTCGGAATCCGGTATTCAGCCGCAGTATGGCGTGCCGTTTGGCGTGACGCTGAACCCGTTCCTCTCGCCGTTCGGCCTGCCTTGTAAACAACCGGCCTGGGGCTACATTTCCGCACTGGATCTGAAAACCAACCAGGTGGTATGGAAAAAACGTATTGGTACACCGCAAGACAGCATGCCGTTCCCGATGCCGGTTCCGGTGCCGTTCAATATGGGGATGCCGATGCTCGGCGGCCCAATTTCCACCGCCGGTAATGTGCTGTTTATCGCCGCGACCGCAGATAACTACCTGCGCGCTTATAACATGAGCAACGGTGAGAAACTGTGGCAAGGCCGTTTGCCGGCTGGTGGCCAGGCGACACCGATGACTTATGAGGTTAATGGCAAGCAGTACGTGGTCATTTCCGCAGGCGGTCACGGTTCGTTCGGTACCAAAATGGGCGATTACATTGTCGCTTATGCGCTGCCGGATGACGCGAAGTAA
- a CDS encoding ABC transporter ATP-binding protein produces the protein MTIALELEQLKKTYPGGVQALRGIDLQVEAGDFYALLGPNGAGKSTTIGIISSLVNKSSGRVSVFGYDLEKDVVNAKRQLGLVPQEFNFNPFETVQQIVVNQAGYYGVDRKEALVRSEKYLTQLDLWEKRNERARMLSGGMKRRLMIARALMHEPKLLILDEPTAGVDIELRRSMWGFLKDLNDKGTTIILTTHYLEEAEMLCRNIGIIQRGDLIENTSMKALLSKLKSETFILDLAPKSPLPKLEGYQYRLVDTSTLEVEVLREQGVNSVFSQLSAQGVQVLSMRNKANRLEELFVTLVHDRKGESA, from the coding sequence ATGACCATTGCACTGGAGCTTGAGCAGCTTAAAAAAACCTATCCGGGCGGCGTTCAGGCGCTGCGCGGCATTGATTTACAAGTAGAAGCGGGCGATTTCTACGCGCTTCTCGGACCAAATGGTGCCGGCAAATCCACCACCATTGGCATTATCAGCTCGCTGGTAAATAAATCTTCCGGGCGCGTTAGCGTCTTTGGTTACGACCTCGAAAAAGACGTGGTGAACGCGAAGCGCCAACTGGGGCTGGTGCCGCAGGAGTTCAACTTTAACCCGTTTGAAACCGTGCAACAGATAGTCGTTAACCAGGCAGGTTACTACGGCGTCGATCGTAAAGAAGCCCTCGTACGTAGCGAAAAATACCTGACTCAGCTTGATCTGTGGGAAAAACGCAACGAACGTGCGCGGATGCTTTCCGGTGGTATGAAGCGCCGTCTGATGATTGCCCGCGCGCTGATGCACGAGCCAAAACTACTGATCCTCGACGAGCCAACCGCGGGTGTCGATATCGAACTGCGCCGCTCAATGTGGGGCTTTTTGAAAGATCTCAATGACAAAGGCACCACCATTATTCTGACGACGCACTACCTGGAAGAAGCCGAGATGCTGTGTCGCAACATCGGCATCATTCAGCGTGGCGATCTGATTGAAAACACCTCGATGAAAGCGCTGCTGTCGAAGCTGAAATCGGAAACTTTTATTCTCGATTTAGCGCCGAAAAGCCCGCTGCCGAAGCTGGAAGGGTATCAATACCGGCTGGTGGATACGTCCACGCTTGAGGTGGAAGTGCTGCGTGAGCAGGGCGTGAACAGCGTGTTCAGCCAGCTTAGCGCGCAGGGTGTGCAGGTATTGAGTATGCGTAACAAAGCCAACCGTCTCGAAGAGCTGTTTGTCACGCTGGTTCATGACAGAAAAGGAGAAAGCGCATGA
- the panD gene encoding aspartate 1-decarboxylase, whose translation MIRTMLQGKLHRVKVTQADLHYEGSCAIDQDFLEAAGILEYEAIDIYNVTNGKRFSTYAIAGERGSRIISVNGAAAHCADVGDILIIASYVTVPDEVARSWQPKVAYFDGDNEMKRTAKAVPVQVA comes from the coding sequence ATGATTCGCACGATGCTGCAAGGCAAGCTCCACCGCGTCAAAGTGACGCAGGCCGACCTGCACTACGAAGGTTCCTGCGCGATTGACCAGGATTTCCTTGAGGCGGCCGGTATTCTGGAATACGAAGCCATCGATATTTATAACGTGACCAACGGCAAACGCTTTTCTACCTACGCGATTGCCGGCGAGCGCGGCTCACGCATTATCTCGGTTAACGGCGCGGCAGCGCACTGTGCGGACGTCGGCGATATCCTGATTATCGCCAGCTACGTCACCGTGCCGGATGAAGTTGCCCGTAGCTGGCAGCCGAAAGTGGCCTATTTTGATGGCGACAACGAGATGAAACGCACCGCGAAAGCCGTGCCGGTTCAGGTTGCCTGA
- the panB gene encoding 3-methyl-2-oxobutanoate hydroxymethyltransferase — MKPTTISWLHKCKQEKRRFATITAYDYSFAKLFAEEGINVMLVGDSLGMTVQGHDSTLPVTVADIAYHTQAVRRGAPACLLLADLPFMAYATPEQAFENSAVVMRAGANMVKIEGGRWLAPTVKMLTERAVPVCGHLGLTPQSVNIFGGYKVQGRGDAAQGLLDDALALEAAGAQLLVLECIPVELAQRITSALTIPVIGIGAGNVTDGQILVMHDAFGITGGHIPKFAKNFLNEAGDMRAAVRQYVADVESGAYPGEEHSFH; from the coding sequence CACTATCACCGCATACGACTACAGCTTCGCGAAACTGTTTGCCGAAGAAGGGATTAACGTGATGCTGGTTGGTGATTCGTTAGGGATGACGGTACAAGGTCACGACTCCACCCTGCCGGTAACGGTTGCCGATATCGCTTATCACACCCAGGCTGTTCGCCGTGGCGCACCGGCCTGTCTGCTGCTCGCCGATCTGCCGTTTATGGCCTACGCCACGCCGGAGCAGGCGTTTGAAAACTCCGCCGTGGTCATGCGCGCAGGTGCCAATATGGTGAAAATCGAAGGCGGCCGCTGGCTGGCGCCGACGGTGAAAATGCTGACCGAGCGCGCCGTGCCGGTGTGCGGCCACCTGGGTTTGACGCCGCAGTCTGTTAATATTTTCGGCGGTTATAAAGTTCAGGGGCGCGGTGACGCGGCACAAGGGCTGCTTGACGATGCGCTGGCGCTGGAAGCCGCTGGCGCGCAACTGCTGGTGCTGGAGTGTATTCCGGTCGAGCTGGCGCAGCGCATCACGTCGGCGTTAACCATTCCGGTAATTGGTATTGGCGCAGGCAATGTCACCGACGGCCAGATTCTGGTGATGCATGACGCGTTCGGCATTACCGGCGGGCATATCCCGAAATTCGCGAAAAATTTCCTCAATGAAGCAGGCGACATGCGCGCAGCGGTCAGGCAGTATGTTGCCGACGTCGAATCCGGAGCCTATCCGGGTGAAGAACATAGTTTCCATTAA
- the hpt gene encoding hypoxanthine phosphoribosyltransferase, protein MKHTVEVMIPEAEIKARIAELGRQITERYKDSGSEMVLVGLLRGSFMFMADLCREVQVSHEVDFMTASSYGSGMSTTRDVKILKDLDEDIRGKDVLIVEDIIDSGNTLSKVREILRLREPKSLAICTLLDKPSRREVDVPVEFVGFAIPDEFVVGYGIDYAQRYRHLPYVGKVVMLDE, encoded by the coding sequence ATGAAACACACTGTTGAAGTGATGATCCCGGAAGCGGAGATCAAAGCGCGTATCGCTGAGCTGGGTCGTCAAATCACTGAGCGTTATAAAGATAGCGGCAGCGAAATGGTGCTGGTTGGGTTGCTGCGCGGCTCGTTTATGTTTATGGCTGACCTGTGCCGTGAAGTGCAGGTGTCGCACGAAGTCGACTTTATGACCGCCTCCAGCTACGGCAGCGGCATGTCCACCACCCGCGATGTGAAAATCCTCAAAGATCTCGACGAAGATATTCGTGGCAAAGATGTGCTGATCGTGGAAGACATTATCGATTCGGGTAACACGCTGTCGAAAGTGCGCGAGATCCTGCGCCTGCGCGAGCCAAAATCGCTGGCGATTTGTACCCTGCTGGATAAACCGTCGCGTCGTGAAGTGGATGTGCCGGTCGAATTCGTCGGTTTTGCTATCCCGGACGAGTTTGTGGTGGGTTACGGTATTGATTACGCGCAGCGTTATCGCCATTTGCCGTATGTCGGCAAAGTGGTAATGCTGGACGAGTAA
- a CDS encoding polysaccharide deacetylase family protein, with protein MSRLITLLLLLVALNASASIVSEQRIPARYMQTTEDANIWAQVGDRVVTVGNIRAGQILAVVPGAEDYYAFRFGFGSGFIDRGHLGTVSGNERVEDTLGDLNKPLSNQNLITWQDTPLYTSPDITSKQVGTLAENLRYPIIDKLKDRLNQTWFQIRIGNRLAWISSLDAQEDSGIPVLTYHHILRDEENTRFRHTSTTTSVRAFTNQMTWLRDQGYTTLSMYQLEGYVRNRMNLPARSVVITFDDGLKSVSRYAYPILREYGFKATAFIISSRIKLKPQPWDPKFLQFMSVSELNQIQDVFDVQSHTHFLHRVDDAMHPILLSRNYHNILFDFKRSRRALAQFNPHVLYLAYPFGAYDDKAVKAANDAGFHLAVTTVRGKVKPGDNPFLLKRLYVLRTDSLETMSRLISNQPQG; from the coding sequence ATGTCTCGTTTGATTACCCTTTTACTGTTGCTGGTTGCCTTGAACGCATCTGCCAGTATTGTCAGTGAACAACGCATTCCCGCGCGCTATATGCAAACCACCGAAGATGCCAATATCTGGGCGCAGGTGGGGGACCGAGTCGTTACCGTCGGTAATATTCGCGCCGGTCAGATCCTGGCGGTGGTACCGGGGGCGGAAGATTATTACGCGTTTCGCTTTGGTTTCGGCAGCGGGTTTATCGACAGAGGCCATCTTGGCACGGTGTCAGGTAATGAGCGGGTAGAAGATACGCTGGGCGATCTGAATAAGCCGCTCAGTAATCAAAATCTGATCACCTGGCAGGATACGCCGCTCTACACGTCGCCGGATATCACCAGTAAACAGGTTGGCACGCTGGCGGAAAACCTGCGTTACCCGATAATCGATAAGCTAAAAGACCGCCTGAACCAGACCTGGTTTCAGATCCGCATCGGCAACAGGCTGGCGTGGATCAGCAGCCTGGATGCGCAAGAAGATAGCGGCATTCCGGTGCTGACTTATCATCACATCTTGCGCGATGAAGAAAATACCCGCTTTCGCCACACCTCGACCACCACCTCGGTGCGTGCTTTTACCAACCAGATGACCTGGCTGCGCGATCAGGGTTACACCACGTTGTCGATGTACCAGTTGGAAGGTTATGTACGTAACCGCATGAATTTGCCCGCGCGTTCGGTGGTGATCACCTTTGATGATGGGCTGAAGTCGGTCAGCCGTTACGCTTATCCGATCCTGCGCGAGTACGGTTTTAAAGCGACAGCGTTTATCATTTCGTCACGTATTAAGCTCAAGCCGCAGCCGTGGGATCCGAAATTCCTGCAGTTTATGAGCGTGTCGGAGCTGAATCAGATTCAGGATGTGTTCGATGTGCAGTCACATACCCATTTCCTGCACCGGGTTGATGATGCCATGCACCCGATTTTGCTCAGCCGCAACTATCACAATATTCTGTTCGATTTTAAACGCTCGCGCCGCGCACTGGCGCAGTTCAACCCGCATGTGCTTTACCTTGCCTATCCCTTTGGCGCGTATGACGACAAAGCGGTGAAAGCGGCGAATGACGCCGGTTTTCATCTGGCGGTGACCACGGTGCGTGGCAAGGTGAAACCGGGAGATAACCCGTTTTTACTGAAAAGGTTGTACGTGCTGAGAACGGATTCGCTGGAGACAATGTCGCGGCTGATCAGTAATCAGCCGCAGGGGTAG